Proteins from a genomic interval of Streptomyces sp. NBC_00820:
- a CDS encoding CoA-binding protein produces the protein MYGDEATIRRILTELGDTWAVVGLSTNPDRAAYAVARVLQRFGKRIVPVHPKAETVHGERGYASLADIPFDVDVVDVFVNGELAGAVADDAVARGAKAVWFQLGVVDEAAFERTRDAGLEMVMDRCPAIEIPLLGQTVSPHSHN, from the coding sequence GTGTACGGCGACGAAGCGACGATCCGCAGGATCCTGACCGAGCTGGGCGACACCTGGGCGGTGGTCGGCCTGTCCACGAATCCGGACCGGGCCGCGTACGCAGTGGCGCGGGTGCTGCAGCGGTTCGGCAAGCGGATCGTGCCGGTGCACCCGAAGGCGGAGACGGTGCACGGCGAGCGGGGCTACGCCTCCCTGGCGGACATTCCCTTCGACGTCGACGTGGTGGACGTGTTCGTCAACGGGGAGCTGGCGGGCGCGGTCGCCGACGACGCGGTGGCCCGGGGCGCGAAGGCGGTCTGGTTCCAGCTCGGGGTCGTGGACGAGGCCGCGTTCGAGCGGACGCGAGACGCCGGACTGGAGATGGTGATGGACCGCTGCCCGGCGATCGAAATTCCCCTTCTGGGGCAGACTGTCTCACCGCATTCTCACAATTAG
- a CDS encoding 4-hydroxybenzoate 3-monooxygenase, whose amino-acid sequence MIPPSPHPNSAPEEDRTVVIVGAGPAGLAIANILRAASVDCVVLETESRQFVENRPRAGVIEEWAVRELHRRGLGENLTARAEAHDTCEFRFEGERFRFAYGDLTGLRHYFYPQPLLVTDLVREYADVRGGDIRFGVRDVRLHDVDSDRPAVSYLCPETGERRVLHCAFVAGCDGARGVTRDAVPAARRRIARQDGGIGWLALLAEAPPSADCAVFGIHPRGFAGHMARSPDVTRYYLQCAPGDDPENWTHDRVWVELRTRLGAAGAPPLREGRLIEKRVLDLHHYVVEPLTHGRLLLAGDAGHLTPPIAAKGMNLALHDAFLLGDALVAYVTLGDGSGLDGYSDASLRRVWDYQEFSQWLSDVYHGVASGDPFRAGVTRARLRRVFTSPTAAATFAEQYLGATAGF is encoded by the coding sequence GTGATTCCCCCCTCCCCCCACCCCAACTCGGCGCCCGAGGAAGACCGTACGGTCGTCATCGTGGGCGCCGGACCCGCCGGACTCGCCATCGCCAACATCCTGCGGGCCGCCTCCGTCGACTGCGTGGTCCTGGAGACCGAGAGCAGACAGTTCGTCGAGAACCGGCCGCGGGCCGGCGTCATCGAGGAATGGGCGGTGCGCGAGCTCCATCGCCGCGGCCTGGGCGAGAACCTGACGGCCAGGGCCGAGGCGCACGACACATGCGAGTTCCGCTTCGAGGGCGAACGGTTCCGGTTCGCCTACGGCGACCTGACCGGCCTTCGCCACTACTTCTACCCGCAGCCGCTGCTGGTGACGGACCTGGTGCGGGAGTACGCCGACGTACGCGGCGGCGACATCCGCTTCGGCGTGCGCGACGTACGCCTGCACGACGTGGACTCGGACCGGCCGGCGGTGTCGTACCTCTGCCCCGAGACCGGTGAACGGCGCGTGCTGCACTGTGCCTTCGTCGCCGGCTGCGACGGCGCCCGGGGAGTGACGCGGGACGCGGTCCCGGCGGCGCGCAGGCGGATCGCGCGGCAGGACGGCGGCATCGGCTGGCTGGCCCTGCTCGCCGAGGCGCCGCCCTCCGCCGACTGCGCCGTGTTCGGCATCCATCCGCGCGGATTCGCCGGTCACATGGCCCGCAGCCCCGACGTCACCCGCTACTACCTCCAGTGCGCGCCCGGCGACGACCCGGAGAACTGGACGCACGACAGGGTCTGGGTCGAGCTGCGCACCCGGCTGGGTGCGGCCGGGGCACCCCCGTTGCGGGAGGGCCGGCTGATCGAGAAGCGGGTCCTGGACCTGCACCACTACGTCGTCGAACCCCTCACCCACGGCCGGCTGCTGCTGGCCGGGGACGCCGGCCACCTCACGCCGCCCATCGCCGCGAAGGGCATGAACCTCGCCCTGCACGACGCCTTCCTGCTCGGCGACGCGCTGGTCGCGTACGTCACGCTGGGCGACGGCAGCGGCCTGGACGGCTACTCGGACGCGTCCCTGCGCCGCGTGTGGGACTACCAGGAGTTCTCTCAGTGGCTGTCGGACGTCTACCACGGCGTCGCCTCCGGTGACCCCTTCCGTGCGGGCGTCACCCGGGCCCGGCTGCGCCGAGTGTTCACCTCACCGACGGCGGCGGCCACGTTCGCCGAGCAGTACCTGGGCGCGACCGCCGGGTTCTGA
- a CDS encoding ArsR/SmtB family transcription factor, which translates to MHLSPAHHAQPRTPGDEQFAVAADLLALLGDRTRLVLLHALTAGEADVGTLTEACGAARPAVSQHLARLRLAGLVTTRKEGRRVVYSLRDDHLRRLVDETLKAADHRLAERLTATER; encoded by the coding sequence ATGCACCTATCACCTGCGCATCATGCGCAGCCACGCACTCCGGGCGACGAGCAGTTCGCCGTCGCCGCCGACCTCCTCGCCCTGCTCGGCGACCGCACCCGCCTCGTCCTGCTGCACGCCCTCACGGCGGGCGAGGCCGACGTCGGCACGCTCACCGAGGCGTGCGGAGCCGCCCGCCCGGCGGTCAGCCAGCATCTGGCCCGCCTGCGTCTCGCGGGTCTGGTGACCACGCGCAAGGAGGGCCGCCGGGTGGTCTACTCGCTCCGCGACGACCATCTGCGCCGCCTGGTCGACGAGACGCTGAAGGCGGCCGACCACCGCCTCGCCGAGCGGCTCACCGCGACCGAGCGCTGA
- a CDS encoding cation diffusion facilitator family transporter: MSERHTHRHGRPEDGHPGGHPHGHDEDPADLGDQQGHGHSHGHGHSHGHECGDDREHGHSHHNKQRHSHDHGRALRSRWRHLLTPHSHESADKLDPALESSARGMRALWVSLAVLGVTALAQAAVVAVSGSVALLGDTVHNAADALTAVPLGIAFVVGRRAATRRFTYGYGRAEDLAGLAIVLTIAASAAFAAWVAVGRLLDPRPVEHVAAVAVAALVGFVGNEWVARYRMRVGREIGSAALVADGLHARTDGFTSLAVLLGAGGSALGWQSADPVVGLAITAAIALVLRDAAREVFRRVLDAVDPTLVDRAEQAVRAVPGVRGVDELRLRWIGHRLRAELAIVVDGDATVRQAHAIAVEAEHALLHAVPRLTAALVHADPASGPGESDPHLALAHHRPA; the protein is encoded by the coding sequence GTGAGCGAGCGGCACACACACCGGCACGGGCGTCCGGAGGACGGGCACCCGGGCGGGCACCCTCACGGGCACGACGAGGATCCCGCTGACCTCGGAGACCAACAAGGTCACGGGCACAGTCACGGTCACGGGCACAGTCACGGCCACGAATGCGGTGACGACCGCGAACACGGCCACAGCCACCACAACAAGCAACGCCACAGCCACGACCACGGCCGCGCACTCCGCTCCCGCTGGCGTCACCTCCTCACCCCCCACTCCCACGAGAGCGCCGACAAGCTCGACCCCGCCCTGGAGTCCTCGGCGCGGGGGATGCGCGCGTTGTGGGTGTCGCTGGCGGTGCTCGGGGTGACCGCGCTGGCGCAGGCGGCGGTGGTGGCCGTCTCCGGGTCGGTGGCACTGCTCGGGGACACGGTGCACAACGCGGCGGACGCGCTCACGGCGGTACCGCTGGGCATCGCCTTCGTGGTGGGGCGGCGGGCGGCGACCCGGCGGTTCACCTACGGCTACGGGCGCGCCGAGGATCTGGCGGGTCTCGCGATCGTGCTGACCATCGCCGCGTCCGCCGCGTTCGCGGCCTGGGTGGCGGTCGGCCGGCTGCTCGACCCGCGTCCGGTCGAGCACGTCGCGGCGGTCGCGGTGGCCGCGCTGGTGGGCTTCGTCGGCAACGAGTGGGTCGCCCGCTACCGGATGCGGGTGGGCCGGGAGATCGGCTCGGCCGCACTGGTCGCGGACGGGCTGCACGCCCGGACCGACGGATTCACCTCACTGGCCGTGCTGTTGGGCGCCGGGGGCTCGGCGCTTGGCTGGCAGTCGGCCGACCCCGTCGTCGGGTTGGCGATCACCGCCGCGATCGCGCTGGTGCTGCGGGACGCGGCGCGGGAGGTGTTCCGGCGGGTACTGGACGCCGTCGACCCGACACTGGTGGACCGGGCCGAGCAGGCGGTACGCGCGGTGCCGGGGGTGCGCGGGGTGGACGAGCTGCGGCTGCGGTGGATCGGGCACCGGCTGCGGGCCGAGCTGGCGATCGTGGTGGACGGCGATGCGACGGTACGGCAGGCACACGCGATCGCCGTCGAGGCCGAACACGCCCTGCTGCACGCCGTACCGAGGCTGACGGCGGCCCTGGTGCACGCCGATCCGGCGTCCGGACCCGGCGAGAGCGACCCGCACCTGGCGCTGGCCCACCATCGGCCGGCCTGA
- a CDS encoding YbaK/EbsC family protein: MRAPIGDFDTATPAPDCLDELTAPVADAVRHWQGGVTADKILYVDTDPDWADTAVFVEHYGRDLLERSANCVVVAGKRGGETTLAACLVLSTTRVDVNGVVRRQLGARKASFASMDMATGETGMEYGGITPVGLPADWPVFVDAAVADLPYVLVGSGRRRGKLLMPGKALAELPGAVVLEGLGVA, encoded by the coding sequence ATGCGCGCACCCATCGGTGACTTCGACACCGCGACCCCCGCTCCCGACTGCCTCGACGAGCTGACGGCCCCGGTCGCCGACGCCGTACGCCACTGGCAGGGCGGCGTCACCGCCGACAAGATCCTGTACGTGGACACCGACCCGGACTGGGCCGACACCGCGGTCTTCGTCGAGCACTACGGACGCGACCTGCTGGAACGGTCCGCGAACTGCGTGGTGGTCGCGGGCAAGCGGGGCGGCGAGACCACGCTCGCCGCGTGTCTGGTGCTCTCCACCACCCGGGTCGACGTCAACGGCGTCGTACGCCGTCAACTCGGCGCCCGCAAGGCGTCGTTCGCCTCGATGGACATGGCGACCGGCGAGACCGGCATGGAGTACGGCGGCATCACCCCGGTCGGACTGCCCGCCGACTGGCCGGTGTTCGTGGACGCGGCGGTGGCCGACCTGCCGTACGTCCTGGTCGGCAGCGGCCGTCGGCGCGGCAAACTGCTGATGCCGGGCAAGGCGCTCGCCGAACTCCCCGGCGCGGTCGTCCTGGAGGGCCTCGGCGTCGCCTGA
- a CDS encoding helix-turn-helix domain-containing protein: protein MSDLELLTQSLARNVKHWRSVRGFTLDVLAARSGVSRGMLIQIEQARTNPSIGTVVKIGDALGISVTTLLDYERGPKVRVVPADRAVRLWHTEAGSYNRLLAGTEAPGPLEMWDWRLMPGDRSPSEPHPAGTVELVHVTAGELTLTVDGEEYRVPAGASASFEANTPHVYGNTGDVPMEMVMAVSVPPVI from the coding sequence GTGTCGGACCTCGAACTCCTGACCCAGTCCCTGGCGCGCAACGTCAAGCACTGGCGCTCGGTGCGCGGCTTCACCCTGGACGTGCTCGCCGCCCGGTCCGGCGTCAGCCGCGGCATGCTCATCCAGATCGAGCAGGCCCGCACCAACCCGAGCATCGGCACCGTCGTCAAGATCGGGGACGCGCTCGGCATCAGTGTCACGACCCTCCTCGACTACGAGCGGGGCCCGAAGGTCCGCGTCGTCCCCGCCGACCGGGCCGTACGGCTGTGGCACACCGAGGCGGGCAGCTACAACCGGCTCCTCGCCGGCACCGAGGCGCCCGGCCCGCTGGAGATGTGGGACTGGCGGCTGATGCCGGGCGACCGCAGCCCCTCCGAACCCCATCCCGCCGGCACGGTCGAGCTGGTCCACGTCACCGCGGGCGAGCTGACGCTCACCGTGGACGGCGAGGAGTACCGCGTCCCGGCCGGCGCGAGCGCGTCCTTCGAGGCCAACACCCCGCACGTGTACGGCAACACCGGCGACGTGCCGATGGAGATGGTGATGGCCGTCTCGGTGCCGCCCGTGATCTGA
- a CDS encoding acyltransferase, translating into MPKRKNTFSSWRQRLAQRAVHAAWSWVQRKGSVTAEHPAGFRFGAMGTGTRLAFPLGTVFGEPWIELGACCIIGEQVTLTAGLMPDLDLGPDPILRIGDGVVLGRGSHVIADTSVTIGRDCYFGPYVYVTSTNHSYDDPHEPIGRQWPRMEPVEIGPGCWIGTGAVILPGARVGRNVVVAAGAVVRGTVPDHSVVAGAPARVVRRWTPEDGWQPPLRTPAPVPPTDGITPEQLRALAELDEEAVEALARLEPEA; encoded by the coding sequence GTGCCGAAGCGCAAGAACACGTTCTCATCCTGGCGGCAGCGGCTTGCCCAGCGCGCCGTCCACGCGGCCTGGTCCTGGGTGCAGCGCAAGGGGTCCGTCACGGCCGAGCACCCTGCGGGGTTCCGCTTCGGCGCGATGGGAACGGGTACCAGACTGGCCTTCCCGCTCGGCACGGTCTTCGGCGAGCCCTGGATCGAGCTGGGCGCCTGCTGCATCATCGGCGAGCAGGTCACCCTCACCGCCGGGCTGATGCCGGACCTGGACCTCGGGCCCGACCCGATCCTGCGCATCGGTGACGGGGTCGTCCTCGGCCGCGGCAGCCACGTCATCGCCGACACCTCCGTCACCATCGGCCGCGACTGCTACTTCGGGCCGTACGTCTACGTCACCTCCACCAACCACTCCTACGACGACCCGCACGAGCCCATCGGCCGGCAGTGGCCGCGGATGGAGCCCGTGGAGATCGGCCCCGGCTGCTGGATCGGCACCGGCGCGGTCATCCTGCCGGGGGCGAGGGTCGGCCGGAACGTGGTGGTCGCGGCCGGTGCGGTGGTGCGGGGAACGGTTCCCGACCACTCCGTGGTGGCGGGTGCGCCCGCCCGGGTCGTACGGCGCTGGACCCCCGAGGACGGCTGGCAGCCCCCGCTCCGCACCCCGGCGCCCGTGCCGCCCACGGACGGGATCACGCCCGAGCAGTTGCGCGCGCTCGCCGAACTCGACGAGGAGGCGGTGGAGGCGCTGGCCCGGCTGGAGCCGGAGGCCTGA
- a CDS encoding gamma carbonic anhydrase family protein, translating to MTHKALIVGIGGREPRIEAGTFVAPTASLIGEVTLSAGASVWYGAVVRADVERITVGADANVQDNATLHADPGFPVTVGERVSIGHNAVVHGATVEDDCLIGMGATVLNGAVIGAGSLVAAQALVPQGMVVPPGSLVAGVPAKVRRELSEEERQGVTLNGTLYAELAKAHRGVHE from the coding sequence ATGACGCACAAGGCGCTGATCGTGGGCATCGGTGGCAGGGAACCGCGGATCGAGGCGGGGACGTTCGTGGCGCCGACCGCCTCGCTGATCGGTGAGGTCACGCTGAGCGCGGGCGCGAGCGTCTGGTACGGCGCGGTGGTGCGGGCCGACGTCGAGCGGATCACCGTGGGCGCCGACGCGAACGTGCAGGACAACGCCACCCTGCACGCCGATCCCGGATTTCCGGTGACCGTCGGGGAGCGGGTGTCCATCGGGCACAACGCCGTGGTGCACGGGGCGACCGTGGAGGACGACTGCCTGATCGGGATGGGGGCCACCGTGCTCAACGGGGCCGTGATCGGGGCCGGCTCGCTGGTCGCCGCTCAGGCGCTGGTGCCGCAGGGAATGGTCGTGCCGCCGGGATCACTGGTCGCGGGGGTGCCGGCCAAGGTGCGGCGGGAACTGTCGGAGGAGGAGCGACAGGGGGTCACCCTGAACGGAACCCTGTACGCCGAGCTGGCGAAGGCGCACCGCGGGGTGCACGAGTAG
- a CDS encoding DedA family protein: MHVQEWLDSVPAVAVYAVVALVIGLESLGIPLPGEIVLVSAALMSSQHSGVNPVVLGACATAGAVIGDSIGYAIGRKGGRPLLAWLGAKLPRHFSEAHVATAERSFEKWGMWAVFFGRFVALLRIFAGPLAGVLHMPYWKFLIANVLGGICWAGGTTAVIYYVGVVAEDWLKRFSYLGLVVALLIGLASMLIIKRRAKKVQLEQREAEPVSAGD, translated from the coding sequence GTGCACGTGCAGGAATGGCTCGACTCGGTGCCCGCGGTCGCGGTCTACGCCGTGGTGGCCCTGGTCATCGGTCTGGAAAGTCTGGGCATCCCGCTGCCGGGCGAGATCGTCCTGGTCTCGGCGGCGCTGATGTCCTCTCAGCACTCGGGCGTCAACCCGGTCGTCCTGGGTGCCTGCGCGACCGCGGGTGCCGTGATCGGGGACTCCATCGGCTACGCGATCGGCCGCAAGGGCGGACGGCCGTTGCTGGCCTGGCTGGGCGCGAAACTGCCGAGACACTTCAGCGAGGCCCATGTCGCCACCGCCGAGCGGTCCTTCGAGAAGTGGGGCATGTGGGCCGTCTTCTTCGGCCGCTTCGTCGCCCTCCTGCGCATCTTCGCCGGCCCGCTGGCGGGCGTGCTGCACATGCCGTATTGGAAGTTCCTGATCGCCAATGTCCTCGGCGGCATCTGCTGGGCCGGCGGCACCACGGCCGTCATCTACTACGTCGGCGTCGTGGCCGAGGACTGGCTGAAGAGGTTCTCCTACCTCGGCCTGGTGGTGGCGCTCCTGATCGGCCTGGCCTCGATGCTGATCATCAAGCGCCGTGCCAAGAAGGTCCAGCTGGAGCAGCGGGAAGCGGAACCGGTGAGCGCCGGGGACTGA
- a CDS encoding lysylphosphatidylglycerol synthase transmembrane domain-containing protein, whose protein sequence is MAARPVRLALCLSPLLLAVAWAVGNQSVAYEGAARLAAADPWWLLAGAGFVCLNCAAASCVRQGALPDRLPPGLLLASQFAAGAANHVLPGGLGAHAVTLRFLRTRGVPPARATASIALYSLVRSTAKTLLLLVFLAFSPAWRRLGELVPDERPLLPALAVAAGVLASAGALLTAVRPLRRPVVGLVRSALADAREVHSRPGRVLALWGGAAAMPLAQGATLVCVGAALGLELPWVQVVLAFLAAGTAVGVVPAPGGLAVDAALVWTLVAFGSPPATATATVIGYRVLTDWLPLLPGALVLSALFRAKVL, encoded by the coding sequence ATGGCGGCCCGGCCCGTCCGCCTCGCCCTGTGCCTGTCTCCCCTCCTGCTGGCCGTGGCCTGGGCGGTGGGCAACCAGTCCGTCGCGTACGAGGGCGCGGCCCGGCTGGCCGCGGCCGACCCCTGGTGGCTGCTGGCCGGGGCCGGGTTCGTCTGCCTGAACTGTGCCGCGGCCTCCTGCGTCCGGCAGGGCGCGCTGCCGGACCGGCTGCCGCCGGGGCTGCTGCTCGCCTCGCAGTTCGCCGCCGGCGCCGCGAACCACGTCCTCCCCGGCGGCCTCGGCGCGCACGCCGTCACGCTCCGTTTCCTGCGCACCCGGGGCGTGCCACCCGCCCGGGCCACCGCTTCCATCGCCCTGTACTCACTGGTCAGGTCCACCGCGAAGACGCTGCTCCTCCTGGTGTTCCTCGCGTTCTCCCCGGCCTGGCGAAGACTCGGGGAGCTGGTGCCGGACGAGCGTCCGCTGCTGCCGGCCCTCGCCGTGGCGGCCGGCGTCCTCGCGTCGGCGGGCGCGCTGCTGACGGCCGTACGACCGCTACGGCGCCCGGTTGTGGGCCTCGTCCGCTCCGCGCTCGCCGACGCGCGGGAGGTGCACTCCCGGCCCGGCCGGGTGCTGGCCCTGTGGGGCGGGGCCGCGGCGATGCCGCTGGCGCAGGGAGCCACGCTGGTCTGTGTCGGGGCGGCGCTCGGGCTGGAGCTGCCCTGGGTGCAGGTGGTCCTCGCCTTCCTGGCGGCCGGAACCGCCGTCGGAGTCGTACCGGCGCCCGGGGGCCTAGCCGTGGACGCGGCCCTCGTGTGGACCCTGGTGGCGTTCGGCTCCCCGCCGGCGACGGCCACGGCGACCGTCATCGGCTACCGGGTGCTGACCGACTGGCTTCCGCTGCTACCGGGGGCGCTGGTGCTGTCGGCGCTGTTCCGCGCGAAGGTGCTGTGA
- a CDS encoding ricin-type beta-trefoil lectin domain protein, whose translation MQSSHPPHPPLPPRPGPEPGESDGDLLAQLGGPHARRHRAVALLLARHWRATRDYAAVCLTAAGPSAQLVATAAFHDVLGRLTAGTAGVAVDGPVGGIAGGPVGGPVGGALRPQLLVAVRESVRAWAADDGACVVIPELRKTTGGRGLRATMPGTPERRRIAERAFLALPAAAQCLLWHTEVEAETPDIPAGLSGVDLATAPAALEQARERFRAGCVRAHRELAPSDACHSFDRLLDAPGRRAEDLPPDVRRHLTVCAHCRYAADQLSHFDGGLDVLLAEAVLGWGARRYLDSRPRRGAHEECAHGPEAALDPAGDRYRSPAGGRRRRTVLLGAGLASLALLGGVFVNRGWTYDNAVHRTGVIWSAGSDSGTGRPVAAPEPRPPVALLPAATPGEGMTVTHGRLRGLVSGRCLEVSGEAAATGAAVRSAACSAAASQQWSYGYDGAVRGAADPTRCLAADPGTGSLVLSGCVTGARGVSYDVVGRYVLSFRRQGGGLAVVLDSGRLVVGARDGSAEQRWVLERATARSPERPGSPGLSSARPGPFEGGAGSPSGGGAGMDGPGGKPGEGSGLYRGEAWPRIAQVRVEHAPRGAAPEGPVGGAAVPGSPVSPDSVVPPVSPGSVALPDSVVPPVVAGSPVIGILVSVPADTAASAHSTFARNSADSTSAPGSSGSQSVSTR comes from the coding sequence GTGCAGTCCTCCCACCCCCCACACCCCCCGTTGCCGCCGCGCCCCGGCCCGGAACCGGGCGAGTCCGACGGCGATCTCCTCGCCCAGCTCGGCGGCCCCCACGCCCGCCGGCACCGCGCCGTCGCCCTGCTGCTGGCCCGGCACTGGCGTGCCACCCGTGACTACGCGGCCGTCTGCCTGACCGCCGCCGGACCCTCGGCCCAACTCGTCGCCACCGCCGCCTTCCACGACGTGCTCGGCCGGCTGACGGCCGGAACGGCAGGTGTCGCGGTCGACGGCCCCGTCGGTGGCATCGCAGGTGGCCCGGTCGGTGGCCCGGTCGGTGGCGCCCTGCGTCCGCAACTGCTGGTCGCCGTACGTGAATCCGTCCGCGCCTGGGCCGCCGACGACGGAGCCTGCGTGGTCATTCCGGAACTGCGCAAGACCACCGGCGGCCGCGGCCTGCGCGCGACGATGCCCGGCACACCCGAACGGCGCCGCATCGCCGAACGCGCGTTCCTCGCGCTGCCCGCCGCCGCCCAGTGCCTGCTCTGGCACACCGAGGTCGAAGCGGAAACCCCGGACATACCCGCCGGCCTGTCAGGAGTGGACCTGGCCACCGCCCCGGCTGCCCTGGAACAGGCCCGCGAGCGATTCCGGGCCGGCTGCGTACGCGCCCACCGGGAACTCGCGCCCTCCGACGCGTGCCACTCCTTCGACCGCCTCCTCGACGCCCCCGGGCGCCGCGCCGAGGACCTCCCTCCCGACGTGCGCCGGCATCTGACCGTCTGCGCTCACTGCCGGTACGCGGCGGACCAGTTGAGCCACTTCGACGGCGGACTGGACGTCCTGCTCGCCGAGGCCGTGCTCGGCTGGGGCGCCCGCCGCTACCTCGACTCCCGGCCCCGCCGCGGCGCCCACGAGGAGTGTGCGCACGGGCCGGAGGCGGCACTCGACCCGGCCGGCGACCGGTACCGGAGCCCGGCCGGGGGGCGGCGCCGCAGGACGGTGCTCCTCGGCGCCGGCCTCGCCTCGCTCGCGCTGCTCGGCGGCGTGTTCGTGAACAGGGGCTGGACCTATGACAACGCTGTCCACCGGACCGGCGTCATCTGGAGCGCCGGGTCCGACAGCGGTACCGGTCGGCCCGTCGCCGCGCCGGAGCCGCGGCCCCCGGTCGCCTTACTGCCCGCCGCCACGCCGGGCGAAGGCATGACGGTCACCCACGGCAGGCTGCGCGGGCTCGTCTCCGGCCGCTGTCTGGAGGTGAGCGGCGAAGCCGCGGCCACGGGCGCGGCCGTGCGGTCGGCGGCATGCTCGGCCGCCGCCTCGCAGCAGTGGTCGTACGGGTACGACGGTGCGGTGCGCGGCGCCGCCGACCCCACCCGCTGTCTCGCGGCCGACCCCGGGACGGGGAGCCTGGTGCTGTCCGGCTGTGTGACGGGCGCGCGCGGGGTGTCGTACGACGTCGTGGGCCGGTACGTGCTGTCGTTCCGCCGGCAGGGCGGGGGACTCGCCGTCGTTCTGGACTCCGGGCGCCTGGTGGTGGGTGCCCGTGACGGCTCGGCGGAGCAGCGGTGGGTCCTGGAGCGCGCGACGGCGCGGTCGCCGGAGCGGCCCGGCTCCCCGGGCCTGTCCTCAGCGCGGCCGGGACCCTTCGAGGGGGGCGCGGGATCGCCTTCCGGCGGTGGGGCGGGCATGGACGGGCCGGGCGGAAAACCGGGGGAGGGAAGCGGGCTGTACCGAGGGGAGGCTTGGCCGCGGATCGCCCAGGTCCGTGTCGAGCACGCCCCGCGAGGGGCGGCTCCCGAAGGGCCGGTGGGCGGGGCCGCCGTTCCGGGCTCCCCGGTCTCCCCGGACTCGGTGGTCCCTCCGGTCTCGCCGGGCTCCGTGGCGCTTCCGGACTCGGTGGTCCCACCGGTCGTCGCCGGTTCCCCGGTGATCGGCATCCTCGTGTCCGTACCGGCGGACACGGCGGCGAGCGCTCACAGCACCTTCGCGCGGAACAGCGCCGACAGCACCAGCGCCCCCGGTAGCAGCGGAAGCCAGTCGGTCAGCACCCGGTAG
- a CDS encoding DUF4442 domain-containing protein produces the protein MSADQMSIGEMLAATVPMARTLNLEFLETSPERAVLSLPDQGDFHNHVGGPHAGAMFTLGESASGAIVLAAFGDQLSRAVPLAVRAEIAYKKLAMGAVTATATLGRPAVDVVAELDAGERPEFPVTVEIRRADGAVTGEMQVVWTLRPNS, from the coding sequence ATGAGCGCAGACCAGATGTCGATCGGCGAGATGCTCGCCGCCACCGTGCCGATGGCCCGGACGCTGAACCTGGAGTTCCTGGAGACCTCGCCGGAGCGGGCCGTCCTGTCCCTGCCGGACCAGGGCGACTTCCACAACCACGTCGGCGGACCGCACGCCGGCGCGATGTTCACGCTCGGGGAGTCGGCCAGCGGTGCCATCGTGCTGGCCGCGTTCGGGGACCAGCTCTCGCGTGCCGTGCCGCTCGCCGTGCGGGCCGAGATCGCCTACAAGAAACTGGCGATGGGCGCCGTCACCGCGACCGCGACGCTGGGCCGCCCGGCCGTCGACGTGGTGGCCGAACTGGACGCGGGGGAGCGCCCCGAGTTCCCGGTGACCGTCGAGATCCGCCGCGCTGACGGCGCCGTCACGGGCGAGATGCAGGTCGTCTGGACGCTGCGGCCCAACAGCTAG